The sequence below is a genomic window from Bacillota bacterium.
TGAAGGACCAGGCGGCCTTCGGTCAATTGGTCCAGATGGCCAAGTCCCAGCTGGAAAGCAAGTAGAAAGCAGTGAAAACCCAAGCGGCATGGCGCAAGGTATTTAAGCGGCCGTGCCTTCTTTTTTCTGTAGTAAATTAAGACAGGCGGGTTAAGAATGAAACAATTCGCCGTAATCGGCTTGGGGCGTTTCGGATCGAGCGTGGCCGCCACACTGGCCAGAATGGGCTACGATGTGCTGGCCGTCGACACCGACGAGCAGAAAGTAGAACAAATCGTGGACCGGGTGACCCACGCCGTGCAGGCCGACGCTCTGGACGACGATTCCCTGAAGGCCTTGGGAATGCGTAACTTTGACGTGGTGATCGTGGCGATCGGACACGATATGCAGGCCAGTATCCTGACTACGGTCATGCTCAAAGAGATGGGTGTAAAGACAGTGGTGGCCAAGGCCAACACCGAGCTTCATGGGCGGGTGCTGGCCCGGGTCGGGGCCGACAAAGTAGTTTTCCCGGAACGAGACATGGGCGTACGTGCCGCCCGCAGCCTGGTATCGAAGAACCTGCTGGACCATATCGACCTTTCCCCCGACTTCAGCATCGCCGAGCTGGTGACCCCGAAGGAATTCGTGGGCAAAAGTCTTCTGGAGGCCGGGGTCAGAGGAAAGTTCGGCGTAAGTATTCTGGCGATTCGGCGGGGGGCCGAAATACTGATCGCCCCCGGGGCCCGGGAAGTAATCCGGGAGGGAGACGTACTGGTGGCCATCGGACGGAATGAGCGCTTGGAGCAACTGGGAGGGGATTAGGTGCGGATTACCTCACGGTCCAACGAGCGCGTCAAGTACCTGAAAAAGTTTCACGAAAAGAAGCACCGGGACCAGGAAAACGGCTTTTTGGCCGAGGGTTTCAAGGTGATTGAAGAAGCCTTGCAAGCCGGCTGGGAGGTGCGCATGCTGCTCTATACTCCGGATGTGCTCCGCCACCCGCGCGGTGTGGCGCTGCTGGATAAAGCTCACGCCACCGGCACCATCGAACTCTGGGAATGTGAAAAACAGGTGCTGGCCGCGGTGGCCGACACTAAGACGCCTCAGGGGGCATTGGCACTGATTGCCAAGCCGGAACACTCACTTGACGTCCTGCTGCAGGGCCGGGGCACCCCGTTGGTGATCGTGCTGGACGGTCTTCAAGATCCCGGAAATCTGGGCACGATCATCAGGACGGCCGACGCGTGTGAACTCCAGGGCGTCATCACCCTCGAGGGCACCGTCGATCTATTTCACCCGAAAGTCGTGAGGGCCTCGGCGGGAGCGTTGTTTCACCTGCCGGCTTTTGCGGATCTGGCTGCGTCAACGGTCGTGGAATTCTTCACCGGCGCCGGCGTTCAGAAGTTCGTGGCCGACCCCCGCGGCGAATACTCACTCTACGAGTGCGACTTCAGCCGGCCCACCGCGCTTTTCATGGGCAACGAGGCCCGGGGCTGCGGGGAAATGCTCCATGCTGCCGCCGACCGGGTGGTGGCCATACCCATGCCCGGCCAGGCCGAGTCTCTGAACGTGGGCGTTGCCGCCTCGCTTTTCATCTATGAAGCAGTGCGGCAGAGGCTCAAATCTTCCTTGTCTTTGCCTTGAGCTTATGATATACTCACGGCGAAAGGCTTCCAAAAAAGAATTGTGAAAGGTGTGGGACCTGATGCATTTGACCGCCGAATTTTTTTGGAGGCTTTTTGAAACCACCGGCTCGATAAGGGCCTATATGATTTATCGGAGGTTGGCCCTCCAGTAGACATAGGTTTCCCTTGTTCTCGTCCAAAAAGTTCCTCATTGGGACGATTTTTTATTTTGGGCGGGCGCACAAAAGGAATTTTCAGGGTTAAACTAGAAAGAGAGTATTTGAAGGGGGATTGGAGTAGCGCAATGCGCGAAAAGCTGGCCGAGGTTGTCGAGGAAGCTGAAAGAGTGATCGCGGGTGCTTCCAGCGTAGAGGCTGTCGAAGAGGCGCGCATCAGGTACCTGGGGAAAAAGGGCGTCCTGACCCAGGTCTTAAGGGGCATGGGTTCGCTGTCAGCCGCCGAGCGCCCGGTGGTGGGCAAGTTGGCCAACGAATCAAAGGAACGCCTCGAACAGGCCCTCGCCGTAAGAAGCGCCTTTTTGAAACAGGAGGAAAAGGCGGCCAGGCTGGCGGCCGAGCGGATCGACGTCACTTTGCCCGGAGTGCTTCCTCACTTGGGCGGTATACATCCCTTGACCAGAGTGCGTATCGAAATAGAGAATATCTTTCTGGGTCTTGGCTACCAGATCGTGGAGGGGCCGGAGGTCGAGCTGGAATATTACAATTTCGAGGCGCTCAATTTCCCCAAAGACCACCCGGCGCGCGATATGCAGGACACCTTCTTCATCACCGACGAGGTGCTGCTTAGGACCCATACCTCACCGGTACAGGTCCGGACCTTTGAGAAGACGGCACCGCGGGTTCCGGTCCGAATTATTGCGCCCGGCAAAGTGTACCGGGAAGACGACGACGCCACCCACTCCCCGATGTTTAACCAGGTTGAGGGGTTCGCGGTAGACACCCGCATTACCTTGGGTGATCTGAAGGGGACGCTGGTCCACTTCGTGCGGGAGATGTTCGGTGAACGCCGGATGCGTTTCCGGCCGAGCTTTTTCCCCTTCACCGAACCGAGCGCCGAGGTGGACATTTCGTGTGTGATCTGCGGGGGCGATGGGTGCCGTGTGTGTTCCCACACCGGCTGGCTTGAGATTCTTGGTGCGGGGATGATCCATCCCCGGGTGCTGGAGGTAGCGGGCTACGATGCCGAGAAGGTGAACGGTTTCGCGTTCGGGATGGGTATTGAGCGGGTGGCTATGCTCAAATATGGTATCGACAACATCCGTCTTTTCTTCGACAACGACCTTCGTTTTTTGAATCAATTCTAGAGTTTTGGTATCCGACAAGGAGGTTTATGCCCGCGTGCGGGTTTCGGTCAATTGGCTCAAGGAATTTGTGGATATCCCGGTGACCACGGCGGAGTTGGCCGACCGCCTGACTTTAGCCGGAGTGGCCGTCGACCGGATTGACAAACCTAGTGCGGGCGTTTCGGGCGTGGTCACCGGCAAGGTGGCGGAGGTGCAGCCGCACCCCAACGCCGACCGGCTTCTGATCGCCTTGGTGGACATCGGCGGGGAAACCCTGCAGATCGTTACGGGTGCTGCGAACTTCAAGGTCGGTGATGTCGTCCCGGTAGCCCCGCTGGGGGCGGTCCTGGCCGGTGATTTGACTATCAGGCGGGCCAAATTCCGGGGTGTGGAATCCCGGGGGATGATGTGTGCCGCCGACGAACTGGGCATCGGTGACGACCACGAAGGCATTCTGATCCTGCCCCCGGATACCCCGGTAGGTGTGGACGCGGGCCCCGTTCTGGGATTGGACGACGAGATTCTGGAACTGGACCTGACCCCTAACCGGGGCGACTGCCTGTCGGTGTTCGGTGTGGCCCGGGAGGCGGCCACCCTGCTGGCAACACCCCTGAAACGCAGAAAACCGGCCTTTCCGGAACTGGACCTTCAGGCCGCGCGCATGGCCCGGGTGGACATCGAAGATCCGCACCTCTGCGGCCGCTACGTGGCCCGGGTGCTGGTCGACGTCCGGGTCGGACCCTCCCCGCTTTGGATGCAGACCCGGCTGTTTACGGCCGGTCTAAGGCCGATCAGCAATATCGTGGACGTCACCAACTACGTAATGCTGGAGCGGGGACAGCCTCAGCATGCTTTTGATTACGACGCCGTGCATAACGCCCACGTCATTGTGCGCCGGGCCCGTGCCGGGGAGACGCTGGCAACCTTGGACGGCAACGAGCGGAGCCTGGCTCCGGACATGCTTTTGATCACCGACCCCCGGACGGTCATCGGCATCGCCGGCGTTATGGGCGGTCTGGACTCGGAGGTGACTGCGGACACCAAGCGGGTCCTATTGGAGTCGGCCTATTTTAATCCGGTCAGTATCCGGCGGACTTCCCGCGCGCTCGGTTTGCGCTCGGAGGCCGCCACGCGCTTTGAAAAGGGGGTTGACCCGGAAGGGTGCCTGACGGCGGCCGACCGGGCGTTGGAACTCATGCAGGCCATCGGCGCCGGCCGTGCCGCGGCGGGTGCCGTTGACGTTTACCCGGAACCCTATGCGCCCCGGACAATTATTGTGCGGCCGGAACGCGTGGAGGAGATACTGGGCCTGGCTGTGCCGGCCAAGACCACCCGGGACATTTTGGAACGGCTCGAATTCGCCCCGCGGATATCCGAAGGCAAGTTCCTGGTGCGCGTTCCGTCCCACCGGACCGACATTTCACGTGAGATAGACCTGATTGAGGAACTCGCCCGGATCCACGGCTACCAGCAGATACCCGCGAGCCTGCCCTTCGGTGAGACCGTCCCGGGAGTTCGGACCGGGGCGCAAGTGTTGGAGTCCAGGCTCAAGCAACTGCTGGTGGCGTGCGGGCTGACCGAAGTCGTCACCTACACCTTCACCAACCGTAAGGTTTTCGACCGGTTGCGGCTGCCCGGCAATTCTGAGTTTTGCCGGACGGTGCGGTTACGAAACCCCCTGAACGAAGAACAGACCGAGATGCGCACCCTGCTTTATCCCAGCCTGCTGGACGTTCTGGCCCGCAACTACCAACGGCGGAACACCGACGCCGCCCTGTTCGAAACCGGTCGGGTTTACCGTCCCCGCGATAACGCGCCCTTGCCGGAGGAGAGCCTGCGGCTGGCCGCGGCGCTGATGGGGCGCACGCCGGCCGGCTGGCGCAAAAGGCACGAGCCGCTCGATTTCTTCTTCCTGAAGGGCGTCCTGGAAAGCCTGGCCCGGGAAATCGGTCTTGGTCCGCTTGTCTTTACGGCGGAGCAGAATGAACCTTCGTTTCACCCGGGGCGGACCGCGCGCCTGCGTGCCGGGGAAGCGGACCTCGGCATTGTCGGAGAGCTGCACCCGGAGGTGCTCGAGGCGTACGACTTGCCCCCGGGCGTGGTAGTCGCCGAGATTGATTTGGACCTGGTGTTGGCCATGGACAAGAAGACGCCCATCTTTGTCCCGCTGCCGCGTTTCCCGGGCGTGGAACGCGACCTGGCCGTGGTGATTGGGAAAGAAATCCCCGCCCTTGAGGTGACGGCCCTGATCCGGCGGGCGGGTGGGGAGTTGCTCCGGGAACTGCACCTTTTTGACGTTTACGAAGGACGTCAAATCCGGGAGGGTTTCCGTAACCTGGGCTTTTCCCTCCTTTTCCGGGCCGATGACCGTACGCTGACGGATGAAGAGGTGGGCCCGCACCTCAACGAAATCATCCAGGTCCTGGAAGACACGTATGGCGCCCAGTTGCGGGTATAGTCCCTGAACCGAAGGGGGGAGATGCGATGGCCGGGCCTACGAGCAGGGTCGAGGTTGAGATTTTTGGGGAACGTTACATTCTTCGGGGGGACAGGCCCCCGGACTATATCCGCCGTATTGCCCAGGAGGTTGACGAGAGGGTCCGGGACATCGGTAACCGCCACGCCCGCATCCCGGTCGCCACGGCGGCGATTCTGGCCGCCGTTAATCTGGCTGATGAGTTGAAACGTCTCCAGGAGAGCTATGACGCTCTGGTGAAAATGATCGAGGGGGAAGATCAGGAAAGGAAGAAGAAGAAGTAACCTTCTTTGCCGACGGATTGGAAAGGGGGCGTGCCGGGTCCCCTTTTTTGTTTGCAGTCATCCAAAAAGACGGCGTTTTTGGGTAAACTAGGTTTAAGGCCCTGGAAAACTTAGGCTTATGTTTCGAGTGCCGAAGTCTGAAAGGAGGAAGACTCTCAGGAATGAACATCGGCGAGATATACACCTTGGCGGTAAAAAGGGGCATGGAACATGACCCGCGGGGGTTGGAAGGGGCGGAGAAAGTCCTGGCCCGGGAAAGGGAGCGCTTTGCGGGGCTTAAAGAGGAGGAACGCGACGAGTTCGATCAGGAGCGGTTAACGAACCCCTACTCGGACACCCGGATCTTGTATGGCGACCCCGAAACGCCGGTGCGCCTGGTGCTGGCCGGGGTGGATATGGAGGTGGGGGAGCTTTTGTTGGCCGACCGCCTGCGTGAACGCGGCCGCTCAATCGACCTGGTGATCACGCACCACCCGGAAGGCAAAGCGTTGGCGTCGTTGCACGAAGTGATGCACCTCCAGGAAGATGTGCTGGCCCGTCTGGGGGTGCCCATCAACATTGCCGAGGGAATCTTGGCTTCGCGGATCAGCGAGGTGAAACGGGGCATCCTGCCGCTGAACCACAACCGGGCCGTGGACGTGGCCCGGATCTTGGATATCCCTTTTATGTGCCTGCACACCACCACCGACAACCTGGTCAACGATTTCCTCCAGAAGTACCTGGATGAACGCCGGCCCGAAACCTTGAAAGACCTCCTGAAAACCCTCAAGGAATTGCCCGAGTACAAGGAAGCCGTACGCCTGAATGCGGGGCCCACGATCGTGATCGGCAGCCCCGAACGGCGCGCCGGCAAGATCGTGGTCGACATGACCGGCGGCACCGGGGGTTCGGAGGACGCCTACGCCCGGTTGGCCAACGCCGGGGTGGGCACCCTGGTGGTGATGCACATCAGCGAGAAACACCGCAAGGAGGCGGAAACAAACCACGTCCAGGTGGTCGTCGCCGGGCATATGGCCAGTGATTCCCTGGGCTTGAACCTATTCCTCGATGAACTCGCCCGGCACGGCATCGAAATCGTGCCCTGCGCCGGCCTCCTGCGGGTGAACCGCGCGGCAGAACAGTAAAAACATCCTGAACACGGAGGTTTTAGAAATGCCCGGGCCGGAGCTGCTGGCCCCAGCCGGCAATTGGGACTCGCTGACGGCGGCCGTCCAGAACGGAGCCGATGCCGTCTACCTGGGCGCCACCACGTTCAGCGCCCGCCAATCCGCGGCCAACTTCGAACCGCTGGAACTCTCCCGGGCGGTGGACTACGCCCACGTCCGGGATGTGAAAGTATACGTAACCGTAAACACCCTGGTGTCGGACCGGGAACTGGGGGATGCCGCCCGGTTGCTCGGTTTTTTGTACAACACCGGGGTGGACGCTGTTATCGTCCAGGACCTGGGGCTGATGCGGCTGATTACGGACCTGATTCCGGGCCTGACCGTGCACGCCAGTACCCAGACCACCGCGCACAACCGGCCCACGCTTGAGTTGTTCAAGGAACTGGGTGTCCGGCGCGTGGTGCTGGCCAGGGAACTGACCCTGGACGAAATCGCCGGCCTGAAGCGGGAGACCGGGATGGAGGTGGAAGTCTTCGTCCACGGAGCTCTCTGCGTTTCCTATTCCGGGCAGTGTCTCTTCTCGAGCCTGGTTGGGGCCCGGAGCGGCAACCGGGGCCGGTGCGCCCAGCCCTGCCGCCTCCCGTATGTGCTGCACCGGGACGGGGAGCCGGTTGCCGTGGAGTCGCCGGGACGTTATCTCTTGAGCCCTCGGGACCTGAACCTCGCTGGCCGGCTTCCGGAATTGATCCGGGCCGGGGTGGACGGGTTGAAAATCGAGGGGCGAATGCGCCGCCCGGAATACGTGGCCACCGTGGTCCGGGTGTACCGGACGCTTCTGGACCGTGCAGCCGCTCACGCTTTCGAAATCACTGACGAGGAGCGGCGGGAGTTGCTCCAGGTTTTCAGCCGCGGCTATACGGCCGGCTATTGTTCCGGCCGGGTCGGCCGGGCGCTCATGGCTTACACGCGGCCGAGTCACCGGGGTCTGGCTGTGGGCCGGGTCCTGCGTTACCAGCCGGACACGGGCGCGGCGGCAATCGCGCTGGAAGAGCCGTTGCGGCTGGGGGACACCGTTGAGGTGTGGGTGACCAAAGGCGGCCGGATATCGATACCGGTGCGGGAAATGAAGG
It includes:
- a CDS encoding TrkA family potassium uptake protein, which gives rise to MKQFAVIGLGRFGSSVAATLARMGYDVLAVDTDEQKVEQIVDRVTHAVQADALDDDSLKALGMRNFDVVIVAIGHDMQASILTTVMLKEMGVKTVVAKANTELHGRVLARVGADKVVFPERDMGVRAARSLVSKNLLDHIDLSPDFSIAELVTPKEFVGKSLLEAGVRGKFGVSILAIRRGAEILIAPGAREVIREGDVLVAIGRNERLEQLGGD
- a CDS encoding RNA methyltransferase, producing MRITSRSNERVKYLKKFHEKKHRDQENGFLAEGFKVIEEALQAGWEVRMLLYTPDVLRHPRGVALLDKAHATGTIELWECEKQVLAAVADTKTPQGALALIAKPEHSLDVLLQGRGTPLVIVLDGLQDPGNLGTIIRTADACELQGVITLEGTVDLFHPKVVRASAGALFHLPAFADLAASTVVEFFTGAGVQKFVADPRGEYSLYECDFSRPTALFMGNEARGCGEMLHAAADRVVAIPMPGQAESLNVGVAASLFIYEAVRQRLKSSLSLP
- the pheS gene encoding phenylalanine--tRNA ligase subunit alpha, translated to MREKLAEVVEEAERVIAGASSVEAVEEARIRYLGKKGVLTQVLRGMGSLSAAERPVVGKLANESKERLEQALAVRSAFLKQEEKAARLAAERIDVTLPGVLPHLGGIHPLTRVRIEIENIFLGLGYQIVEGPEVELEYYNFEALNFPKDHPARDMQDTFFITDEVLLRTHTSPVQVRTFEKTAPRVPVRIIAPGKVYREDDDATHSPMFNQVEGFAVDTRITLGDLKGTLVHFVREMFGERRMRFRPSFFPFTEPSAEVDISCVICGGDGCRVCSHTGWLEILGAGMIHPRVLEVAGYDAEKVNGFAFGMGIERVAMLKYGIDNIRLFFDNDLRFLNQF
- the pheT gene encoding phenylalanine--tRNA ligase subunit beta, translated to MRVSVNWLKEFVDIPVTTAELADRLTLAGVAVDRIDKPSAGVSGVVTGKVAEVQPHPNADRLLIALVDIGGETLQIVTGAANFKVGDVVPVAPLGAVLAGDLTIRRAKFRGVESRGMMCAADELGIGDDHEGILILPPDTPVGVDAGPVLGLDDEILELDLTPNRGDCLSVFGVAREAATLLATPLKRRKPAFPELDLQAARMARVDIEDPHLCGRYVARVLVDVRVGPSPLWMQTRLFTAGLRPISNIVDVTNYVMLERGQPQHAFDYDAVHNAHVIVRRARAGETLATLDGNERSLAPDMLLITDPRTVIGIAGVMGGLDSEVTADTKRVLLESAYFNPVSIRRTSRALGLRSEAATRFEKGVDPEGCLTAADRALELMQAIGAGRAAAGAVDVYPEPYAPRTIIVRPERVEEILGLAVPAKTTRDILERLEFAPRISEGKFLVRVPSHRTDISREIDLIEELARIHGYQQIPASLPFGETVPGVRTGAQVLESRLKQLLVACGLTEVVTYTFTNRKVFDRLRLPGNSEFCRTVRLRNPLNEEQTEMRTLLYPSLLDVLARNYQRRNTDAALFETGRVYRPRDNAPLPEESLRLAAALMGRTPAGWRKRHEPLDFFFLKGVLESLAREIGLGPLVFTAEQNEPSFHPGRTARLRAGEADLGIVGELHPEVLEAYDLPPGVVVAEIDLDLVLAMDKKTPIFVPLPRFPGVERDLAVVIGKEIPALEVTALIRRAGGELLRELHLFDVYEGRQIREGFRNLGFSLLFRADDRTLTDEEVGPHLNEIIQVLEDTYGAQLRV
- a CDS encoding cell division protein ZapA; this encodes MAGPTSRVEVEIFGERYILRGDRPPDYIRRIAQEVDERVRDIGNRHARIPVATAAILAAVNLADELKRLQESYDALVKMIEGEDQERKKKK
- a CDS encoding NGG1p interacting factor NIF3; translated protein: MNIGEIYTLAVKRGMEHDPRGLEGAEKVLARERERFAGLKEEERDEFDQERLTNPYSDTRILYGDPETPVRLVLAGVDMEVGELLLADRLRERGRSIDLVITHHPEGKALASLHEVMHLQEDVLARLGVPINIAEGILASRISEVKRGILPLNHNRAVDVARILDIPFMCLHTTTDNLVNDFLQKYLDERRPETLKDLLKTLKELPEYKEAVRLNAGPTIVIGSPERRAGKIVVDMTGGTGGSEDAYARLANAGVGTLVVMHISEKHRKEAETNHVQVVVAGHMASDSLGLNLFLDELARHGIEIVPCAGLLRVNRAAEQ